The Providencia rettgeri genome includes a window with the following:
- a CDS encoding Uncharacterized ABC transporter ATP-binding protein HI_1470: MNHSSQFEHPNLIVDDATVTYNNGHTAIYDASFTISGGSICALVGVNGSGKSTLFKTIMGLVTPSSGSVTLNDQPIKTALKENVIAYVPQTEEVDWNFPVLVSDVVMMGRYGKMGFFRIPKQADKDAVKMALERVDLAGLEHRQIGELSGGQKKRVFLARALAQEGKVLLLDEPFTGVDVKTENAIIDLLRSLRDEGHLILVSTHNLGSVPEFCDHVILINRTVLASGPTETTFTQRNLQQAFGGVLRHINLSGQELHDDDDPRSVTVITDDERAAVFYGHDHDAPVRKNQAKGSE, from the coding sequence ATGAATCACTCAAGTCAATTCGAACACCCGAATCTTATCGTCGATGATGCGACTGTGACATATAATAATGGTCACACCGCTATCTATGACGCAAGCTTTACTATCTCTGGTGGCTCTATTTGTGCCTTAGTTGGCGTAAATGGTAGTGGTAAGTCAACGCTATTTAAAACTATTATGGGGCTTGTCACCCCATCTTCTGGCAGTGTGACATTAAATGATCAACCGATAAAAACCGCGCTTAAAGAAAACGTGATTGCGTACGTCCCACAGACAGAAGAAGTAGATTGGAATTTTCCCGTTCTCGTTTCTGATGTCGTGATGATGGGTCGTTATGGCAAAATGGGTTTTTTTCGCATCCCTAAACAAGCCGATAAAGACGCTGTCAAAATGGCATTAGAGCGAGTTGACCTTGCAGGGCTTGAGCATCGACAAATAGGCGAGCTCTCAGGAGGCCAGAAAAAACGAGTTTTTTTAGCGCGGGCGCTCGCACAAGAAGGTAAAGTTTTACTCCTCGATGAACCCTTCACTGGGGTTGATGTTAAAACCGAAAATGCCATTATTGACCTGCTACGTAGTTTGCGTGACGAAGGCCATCTCATTCTCGTTTCAACTCATAACTTGGGCAGTGTGCCTGAGTTCTGCGACCATGTTATCTTAATCAATCGCACTGTTTTAGCGAGCGGGCCTACTGAAACGACATTTACGCAACGAAACCTGCAACAAGCTTTCGGTGGTGTATTGCGTCATATTAACCTGTCTGGTCAAGAGCTTCATGACGATGATGACCCGCGCTCTGTCACCGTCATTACCGATGATGAAAGAGCGGCTGTATTCTATGGTCATGACCATGATGCACCCGTTCGAAAAAACCAAGCTAAGGGTTCCGAATGA
- the mntB_1 gene encoding Manganese transport system membrane protein mntB, with product MIEMLLQPFEYDFMIKAIWVSAIVGAVCAFLSAYLMLKGWSLMGDALSHSVVPGVAGAYALGLPYAAGAFFTGILAALAMTLIKHLTRLREDAVIGFIFSTFFAAGLLIVSLNPTSVNVQSIIFGNILGIADSDVLQVEIIIGVSFIILLCLWKDLLAVFFDENHARSIGLNPLRLKIIFFTLLSACTVAALQTVGAILVIAMVVTPGATAYLLTDQFKRLLIISVTIGTVTSAVGAYISYFLNGATGGLIVTLQTIIFLLAFFFAPKHGIFASKRKAKQEVARLHQSHQQGASHE from the coding sequence ATGATTGAGATGTTATTACAGCCCTTTGAATATGATTTTATGATAAAAGCCATTTGGGTCAGCGCCATTGTTGGTGCAGTCTGTGCATTCTTATCGGCGTATTTGATGTTGAAAGGCTGGTCATTGATGGGAGATGCCCTCTCCCACTCCGTTGTTCCTGGGGTGGCGGGTGCTTATGCTTTAGGTTTACCCTATGCGGCAGGCGCCTTTTTTACCGGGATCCTTGCGGCACTTGCCATGACATTAATAAAGCATCTAACTCGTTTACGTGAAGATGCTGTTATTGGCTTTATCTTTTCTACTTTTTTCGCGGCAGGTTTGTTGATTGTTTCATTGAATCCAACATCTGTTAATGTACAAAGTATTATTTTTGGTAATATTTTAGGTATTGCGGATTCTGACGTATTACAAGTAGAAATTATTATCGGCGTTTCATTTATTATCCTGTTGTGCTTATGGAAAGATTTATTAGCCGTTTTTTTCGATGAAAACCATGCACGCTCAATAGGTTTAAATCCTCTACGCCTAAAAATTATTTTCTTCACATTATTAAGTGCGTGTACTGTTGCTGCTTTACAAACAGTTGGCGCAATCCTTGTGATTGCGATGGTCGTCACACCAGGTGCGACTGCCTATTTATTAACCGACCAATTTAAACGCTTACTTATTATTTCAGTCACGATTGGTACCGTAACCAGTGCTGTTGGTGCTTATATCAGTTATTTCCTTAATGGTGCTACAGGTGGGTTAATAGTCACCTTACAAACCATTATTTTCCTACTGGCATTTTTCTTTGCACCTAAGCACGGTATTTTTGCCTCAAAACGTAAAGCCAAACAGGAAGTCGCCCGGCTGCACCAATCACACCAACAAGGAGCATCTCATGAGTGA
- the mntB_2 gene encoding Manganese transport system membrane protein mntB produces the protein MSDFIDLLMAPFAFPFMQKALITAIVSGTVCAILSCFLVLKGWSLMGDAISHAVLPGIIIASLLGIPLAIGAFASGLFCAVATGYLKENSRIKEDTVMGIVFSGMFAIGLVMFAKIDTEQHLTHILFGDILGITDSEFKQILLFAGVTIAIILLKRKDFMLYCFDPNQARVIGLPVKLIHYGLLSLLALTIVASLQAVGIILVIAMLISPGIIAFVLCRSFGKMLIVAIIASVTSSVIGTILSFHINATTGPTIVVTQAVYFVIALLYSKIVLARKKGQANPQSMHTA, from the coding sequence ATGAGTGATTTCATTGACTTACTGATGGCTCCGTTTGCATTTCCCTTTATGCAAAAAGCATTGATTACAGCCATTGTCAGCGGAACGGTATGCGCTATCCTCTCTTGCTTTTTAGTATTAAAAGGTTGGTCATTGATGGGCGATGCAATTTCCCATGCCGTTTTACCGGGGATCATTATTGCTTCTTTACTCGGTATCCCATTAGCGATAGGGGCATTTGCATCTGGCTTGTTTTGTGCTGTGGCTACAGGTTATTTAAAGGAAAATAGCCGTATAAAAGAAGATACGGTGATGGGTATCGTCTTCTCAGGCATGTTTGCTATCGGCTTGGTTATGTTTGCTAAAATAGATACCGAACAGCACCTTACGCATATTCTATTTGGTGATATTTTAGGGATAACCGATAGCGAGTTTAAACAAATATTACTATTTGCAGGAGTAACCATTGCAATTATCCTACTGAAACGTAAGGATTTCATGTTGTATTGCTTTGATCCTAACCAAGCACGAGTCATTGGCTTGCCTGTGAAGTTAATCCATTATGGCTTGCTATCGCTACTCGCTCTCACCATTGTTGCTTCATTGCAAGCAGTTGGTATTATTTTGGTGATTGCAATGCTAATTTCCCCAGGCATCATTGCTTTTGTGTTATGCCGTAGTTTTGGGAAAATGCTCATCGTCGCTATCATTGCTTCGGTAACATCGAGTGTTATTGGGACTATCCTGAGTTTTCACATCAACGCAACAACCGGACCAACTATCGTTGTTACACAGGCTGTGTATTTTGTGATTGCATTACTGTATAGCAAAATCGTATTAGCCCGCAAAAAAGGGCAAGCTAACCCACAAAGTATGCATACAGCCTGA
- a CDS encoding Fructosamine-3-kinase, whose amino-acid sequence MWQAMCRLLSEHLGEAELRNKVILSGGDIHHTLRIDYGEHTVFIKQNRREFLPLFKQEAEQLEMLAKSQTITVPKVYGVGSNKHHSFLLLEYFPLKPFDGTNAWHFGQQLARLHQWEEQPSYGFDFDTMLSTIVQPNGWEKRWNSFFAEKRIGLQLQLASEKGMVFSDIQQIVDIVKDKLAGHQPQPSLLHGDLWPANCAITQNIEGVLYDPACYWGDRECDIAMLPLYQELPIQIIDGYQSVWPLPNGFLDRQPIYQLYYLLNQAHIFGNEQSYHQAQTIIDSLLSEK is encoded by the coding sequence ATGTGGCAAGCAATGTGTCGTTTATTAAGTGAACACTTAGGTGAGGCGGAGCTACGTAACAAAGTCATTCTGTCTGGTGGTGATATTCACCATACGTTAAGAATTGACTATGGCGAACACACCGTGTTCATTAAACAAAATCGGCGTGAGTTTTTGCCTTTATTTAAACAAGAGGCTGAACAACTTGAAATGCTCGCTAAAAGCCAAACTATAACCGTTCCTAAGGTTTACGGTGTTGGCAGTAATAAGCACCATAGTTTTCTTCTGCTCGAATATTTCCCTCTAAAACCTTTCGATGGCACCAACGCATGGCATTTTGGTCAACAACTAGCGCGTTTACATCAATGGGAAGAGCAGCCTAGTTACGGGTTTGATTTTGATACAATGCTAAGCACAATTGTACAGCCTAATGGCTGGGAAAAGCGTTGGAATTCATTTTTTGCAGAAAAGCGTATTGGCTTACAATTACAACTCGCTTCCGAAAAAGGAATGGTATTTAGCGATATTCAGCAAATTGTCGATATTGTTAAGGACAAACTTGCAGGACATCAACCACAACCTTCTTTATTACATGGTGATTTATGGCCAGCAAACTGTGCTATCACTCAAAATATTGAAGGAGTACTGTATGACCCCGCCTGTTATTGGGGCGATAGAGAATGTGATATTGCGATGTTACCGTTATATCAAGAACTTCCGATCCAAATTATCGATGGCTACCAAAGTGTTTGGCCATTGCCAAATGGATTTTTAGATAGGCAACCAATTTATCAGTTATATTATTTACTCAATCAAGCCCACATATTTGGTAACGAACAAAGTTACCACCAAGCGCAGACAATTATTGATAGCCTACTCAGCGAAAAATAA